DNA sequence from the Penicillium psychrofluorescens genome assembly, chromosome: 3 genome:
GATCGGGCATGCGAGCCAATCGCGGTGGGAGGACCCCCGGGGCACGGCGATCGCAGGGTCCTGGCCTTAATTGATCGTGCGCGACGGGTCCTCAGGGAATTTTCTGTTTAGTTCAGCCCACTCCGGCGGTACCTAGGAGGACTCGGTCCGTGGACGGTTCTTTCCCGCACACGGTCCTTTCCCGTCGGCGGGTCCAGGCCCAGACGGCAGTCCCTGGTTCGTTCACGAGGGggatgtgtgtgtgtgtgtgtgtgtgtgtgtgtgtgtgtgtgtgtgaaCGGAGTCGGTCCGGCCATTGGCTTTCGGTGGACGCCGGTACTCATGATTGATTGTTGTGATGGAATCTTCAAACTTTGTCATGGACTGTAGTCATCTTAGGGGATTCACATCGACCAGCTAGACGATCATACAATGCAAATCAATTCAATTGGCCCCTTGACGTACCTATTAATATCGGTTGACGCCCAAGTATGCATCCTTCAATCGTGGAATCCTGTTCAATCCAGCCAGGCCAATGAGATGGCGATCGCAGGGATAAGCTCAGCGTTAGTGTGCCCTGCATGCACCACGCGTCAATCTGGCCAGATCTGGGGATCACGAGTAGATGATCCGACAGGGTCAGAAGTATACCAGCCATGACCCTCGCGAATATCTATCGAATTTTGATCCATCCATGAACCAATggactcttcctcttccacacGTACTGGTTTACCGGATTTGAACCCATCCAAAGGAATCCATGCACGTGACGCACTCCGGGGGATCGCCAGCGccggaagaggaaaagaaaccagtCGTCCCCCTTTTTCTTGAGCTTCCTGCCACCGTGTTCTTTTCCCCCCCCAAATCCATCCGCCTGGAATTGGTTCACTAATTCTGGTGACCAACTACccagccgccaccaccaccactcctTTGCCTCCCCCGTCCACCACGCCGCCGGGAGGGATGTCCGATGCGCATTCCCCACCACGACAGGTCTTGAGCTGGAGCTTGCCCTGATTGATCCACCCGACATTTCGCTTTCCACGTTGACGACATTCTTTCGATTCCTTCGCTCCTCGCGATAGTGCTGCTTGTcggagaaagaagaaagaaagaaagaaagaaagagggcACAACCACCCGGCCACTACCACGTGTCGACAAcccccatctccatccacgaCTCCATACACACGATGTGGTCCTCCACCTCGGGCAATTGGACCGCCCTCGGGGTGGCAATGCTCGCCGTCCTTCTCTTCTGGACTATATCCGCAaccacctccttctcccccttcACCCGCGCCCTGCCCCGCCTGCGCAACAAGCGCATCTGCCTCCTGATCGCGCaccccgacgacgaggccatgTTCTTCGCGCCCACCGTGCTAGCTCTCACCAAGCCGGAGCTGGGCAATCACCTCAAGATCCTGTGCTTCAGCACTGGCAACGCAGCCGGGCTCGGCGAGACGCGCAAAAAGGAGCTCCAGAAGAGCGCGATGAAGCTTGGTCTGCGTGAGGAGTCGGATGTTTTCATTGTTGATGACCCCGACCGCTTTCCGGATAGCATGCAGGCGCATTGGTCGGAGGCTGAGATTGCGTCCTTGTTGGCGTCGGCGTTTGCGCCAGACTTGTCGGGTGGGCAGAAGTCTAATGGCTCGTCTGTTACGACTGCTActgccgccaccaccaccaccaccaccaccaccacatcttcctcctccaaacAGAGGAAGCAGAAACACCAACAGGCGGTTCCGCAACCGAAACAACCGCAACACTCCCAGCCCCATGACGGTCCCGCAGCAGCTACCATCGACGTACTCCTCACCTTCGATCAACACGGCATAAGCAACCACCCCAACCATCGATCCCTCTACCACGGTGCAGTCCACTTCCTGCGCGAGCTCATGAAAGACAAAGCCGGCTACACCTGTCCCGTGACGCTGTACACGCTCACCTCGACCTCAATCTTCCGCAAATACGCCGGCGTACTCGACGCCCCCGTGACCATGGCTCTAGGCGCATGGAGCAATCTCGCTTCGCGGTTCACAtccaccaagtccaagtccaaggccgCCTCGGATGCGGGGCCCGTCCGGCTGCTGTTTGTCAGCTCGATCGGGGAGTGGATGACCGCCCAGTCGGCTATGGTCAAAGGCCATGCTAGCCAGATGGTCTGGTTCCGATGGGGGTGGATTACTCTCGGGCGATATATGACTGTCAATGATTTGAAGCGCGAGAAGGTCTAgttttctgtctttcttgGGGAGGTGGTTCGGACATAATGGACATATATAATTGGAACCCAGCCCATTCCCTGGTGGATGGATGTATGTATTGATAGGACGCATATTCACACAATCAAGCTCTAAGTAGTGTTACATATATTTCATCCATGAAACGCACTCTCTCGGCCTAGCCTTCACCAGGGGTCACTGGAACCCGATCCCAGGTTGCAATCTCGTCAGTAGGCATTGGGATGCGTCCCAGGCCAACGAGTCGACCATACGACCCCCGTTTCCAGGCATTCCTCTTATGCAGAGGATGACCGCGTGGGTAGTAGACCTCTGGACgctgctccgccgccttctGTTTCGCACGGCGGTCCTCGCGTTGCTCGTTGGATTCATGGATCCGCTCGAATGAGAGGATGCGTTGAAAAAGTGGAATCGAGGTGTCCAGGTGCTGGTGTTTGTTGAAGAACCGTCTCCAGACGTACCGGTCATCCAACTTCGGTGGCGTCTCACGCGCAAAGATCCTTTTCCGGTCGGTGTGCCGTCGTTGCGGGACGAAGTGGTGCGCCGTTTTGAAGGCGGACTGGTTGGTGCTGTTGCCGCAGAAGTCGATCCGCCAGTCTTCTCCAGTAATATAGAACTGCGACGGCAGAAAATCGCGCCATTCCTCCATCAACTTTGGCACCGTTTGTCGGATCCAGACATCCATGGGGATATCCATTTCAGGTGCGCCACAGCCCGTCACCTTGAAAACACAGCGCTGCAGGAGACCTTCATCTGCCCACTCTTCCAGTCGTGCGATATCGTACATGTGTAGGGCCTCGGAGAGTTGAGGAGACTCCAAGGGTGATGGACCAGGCTGACCTGCGGCCATGAGATCCAGGGCCTGATTCAAATGACGCAGCAGAGTGTCCAACGCCTGCGCACGCTTCCGCACGCTGTCCTTGTATTTGGCATACGCTCCCTGGAGCAGGGGAAAGCACGGTTCGACCTTCGCATCTCTTATGTTGAGATTGACCATGCACCGGTACATAGAGAGCGTCGGCTGGACATTGTAAGGGTCCGAGGTCATGGTCTGGAACGCACTCCGCATCGAGTCTCTCTCGATCCGCCCCCATTTGGCGGCGTCGCTGGCCATGACATATGCCCGCTCGAACACCTCGCGCCAGACTCGCTGGGAAATCGCAATGTTGTAGGAAGAAGATATGAACTCgatcaccatcatcatcaagtcAATCCTCCGCAGCGTGCCCAGGGCATGAGCAACGGCAAACAAGAGGTTCTCCGAGGGATGCAGAGCGGATGATGAGCTGTAGTTCAGGACGGGAGGAATGGGCGGGTTATCCTCGGCATTTTCATTGACAAAAGGGGCGTTCAACGCGTTTAGGTCGATGTTCCAGAAAGTGTTCAGGACGTTCCTCACAGTGTCCAAGCGACCGACCCGTGCTGAGGCAATGAGGAGATTGATCGCCGTGCGTTCATCGACTGGGTGTCCAGCTTTtttcatctcctcgaacaCATGCAGCATATGTCTTTGAATGGAGTACCCTGCGGTTCGATAGCCTTGGTAGCCCCGCGCCGACGGTTGATTATACTGTCGCATCCGAAAGGTCCTTTCAGTTGGATGCAGACGGACCCGTTCTGCACCGGTGTAGCAATGATTCCAGACGTTTGCTTCCATGTAGAAACTGTAGGCCACACCATCCGGGACGATTCCCTTCGCTTTCATCGCCGCCCACAGCCTTTGAGCAAAGTCCCCGTCGCCCGTTGCCCTTGCACAGTCGAGCAGGTGCGTGTATTCGGCCAGATTTTTCCTACCCCCTGCGAGGGTTCTGTACTGCATGATCGTGGTTATCCTTTTAATGAAATTGTCGCAGATGCTTTGCATTTGTGGGACTGATTTGAGCTCGGCCGCCCACTCATGCGTTCCATGATGCAGATATCGGAAAGGCAGGATGAAGTAGGAGGGAGATAAGAGGTGGAGGACTGCGACATAGACGGGCTGGGGCAGCGCTGCGACCAGGCGTGCCGACCGCTGAGCCGTCATGGCCTGCATGACCTGATCGGGTTGGCCAATTGTGAGGATACGGTGAAAGTT
Encoded proteins:
- a CDS encoding uncharacterized protein (ID:PFLUO_004980-T1.cds;~source:funannotate), which encodes MWSSTSGNWTALGVAMLAVLLFWTISATTSFSPFTRALPRLRNKRICLLIAHPDDEAMFFAPTVLALTKPELGNHLKILCFSTGNAAGLGETRKKELQKSAMKLGLREESDVFIVDDPDRFPDSMQAHWSEAEIASLLASAFAPDLSGGQKSNGSSVTTATAATTTTTTTTTSSSSKQRKQKHQQAVPQPKQPQHSQPHDGPAAATIDVLLTFDQHGISNHPNHRSLYHGAVHFLRELMKDKAGYTCPVTLYTLTSTSIFRKYAGVLDAPVTMALGAWSNLASRFTSTKSKSKAASDAGPVRLLFVSSIGEWMTAQSAMVKGHASQMVWFRWGWITLGRYMTVNDLKREKV
- a CDS encoding uncharacterized protein (ID:PFLUO_004981-T1.cds;~source:funannotate), which gives rise to MRRIPIAEGLASSWRCPPARVSARDLRCKHRVAHHPSGRTRDISSSTFPISNGPHLKTKRRAPYGQVSWQTLHTSQDLNDDIVAQSMSPPESKWAASEAEYAANFHRILTIGQPDQVMQAMTAQRSARLVAALPQPVYVAVLHLLSPSYFILPFRYLHHGTHEWAAELKSVPQMQSICDNFIKRITTIMQYRTLAGGRKNLAEYTHLLDCARATGDGDFAQRLWAAMKAKGIVPDGVAYSFYMEANVWNHCYTGAERVRLHPTERTFRMRQYNQPSARGYQGYRTAGYSIQRHMLHVFEEMKKAGHPVDERTAINLLIASARVGRLDTVRNVLNTFWNIDLNALNAPFVNENAEDNPPIPPVLNYSSSSALHPSENLLFAVAHALGTLRRIDLMMMVIEFISSSYNIAISQRVWREVFERAYVMASDAAKWGRIERDSMRSAFQTMTSDPYNVQPTLSMYRCMVNLNIRDAKVEPCFPLLQGAYAKYKDSVRKRAQALDTLLRHLNQALDLMAAGQPGPSPLESPQLSEALHMYDIARLEEWADEGLLQRCVFKVTGCGAPEMDIPMDVWIRQTVPKLMEEWRDFLPSQFYITGEDWRIDFCGNSTNQSAFKTAHHFVPQRRHTDRKRIFARETPPKLDDRYVWRRFFNKHQHLDTSIPLFQRILSFERIHESNEQREDRRAKQKAAEQRPEVYYPRGHPLHKRNAWKRGSYGRLVGLGRIPMPTDEIATWDRVPVTPGEG